Proteins found in one Micromonospora sp. WMMD1082 genomic segment:
- the nhaA gene encoding Na+/H+ antiporter NhaA — translation MSDPHAVARSSRHGRFRRWVSLETTSGALLLAAAVAALAVANSPWRDYYTTVSDTVIGPAALHLDLSVSAWAADGLLAIFFFVVGVELKQEIVAGSLRRVGEAAVPVLAAVGGMLLPAIVFVAVVTALGDASALRGWAIPTATDIAFALAVLAIFGRGLPVALRTFLLTLAVVDDLLAIIVIAVFYTGSLDGVALVIAFAAIAVFRVIARSAHPTWWLLLPVAVIGWGFMHASGVHATIAGVLLGFCVTARPVHGEPTARTHRFEHAVRPISSGFALPVFAFFAAGVTVVGGDGGEAVLTQPVVLAIVLALVGGKLIGVLGVTALVTRFTTLRLPDAIGLRDLLPIGFLTGIGFTVSLLIAELSFPDATHTDGATIGVLAGTLLAAILAAATLRWDARKARHRDMNEDGMVDTDTRPIRDPADE, via the coding sequence ATGTCTGACCCACACGCTGTGGCCCGTTCATCCCGGCACGGCCGGTTCCGCCGGTGGGTGTCGCTGGAAACCACGAGTGGCGCCCTGCTCCTCGCCGCGGCGGTCGCGGCGCTGGCCGTCGCGAACTCGCCCTGGCGCGACTACTACACGACCGTCTCCGATACCGTCATCGGCCCCGCCGCCCTACACCTGGACCTGTCCGTATCGGCGTGGGCCGCTGATGGCCTGCTGGCGATCTTCTTCTTCGTCGTCGGCGTCGAACTCAAGCAGGAAATCGTCGCCGGTAGCTTGCGCCGGGTCGGCGAGGCGGCAGTCCCGGTACTCGCGGCCGTCGGTGGGATGCTGCTGCCCGCGATCGTGTTCGTGGCGGTGGTCACGGCGCTGGGGGATGCGTCCGCGTTGCGCGGGTGGGCGATCCCCACCGCCACGGACATCGCGTTCGCGCTGGCGGTACTGGCGATCTTCGGCCGAGGTCTGCCGGTCGCACTGCGGACGTTCCTGCTGACCCTGGCGGTGGTCGACGACCTCCTCGCCATCATCGTGATCGCCGTGTTCTACACCGGCAGCCTCGACGGGGTGGCCCTCGTGATCGCCTTCGCCGCGATCGCGGTGTTCCGGGTCATCGCCCGGTCGGCCCACCCCACATGGTGGCTGCTGCTGCCCGTCGCGGTGATCGGGTGGGGGTTCATGCACGCCTCCGGGGTGCACGCGACCATCGCCGGCGTCCTACTCGGGTTCTGCGTGACCGCCCGTCCCGTACACGGCGAACCCACTGCCCGCACCCACCGGTTCGAGCACGCGGTGCGTCCGATCTCGTCCGGGTTCGCGTTGCCGGTGTTCGCGTTCTTCGCCGCCGGTGTCACCGTTGTCGGCGGCGACGGCGGAGAGGCCGTGCTCACGCAGCCGGTGGTCCTCGCGATCGTCCTCGCCCTGGTGGGAGGCAAGCTCATCGGGGTGCTCGGCGTCACGGCACTGGTCACCCGATTCACCACACTGCGCCTGCCGGACGCGATCGGCCTGCGCGACCTACTGCCGATCGGATTCCTCACCGGCATCGGCTTCACCGTCTCGCTGCTCATCGCCGAACTCTCCTTCCCCGACGCCACGCACACCGACGGCGCCACGATCGGCGTGCTCGCGGGCACGCTGCTCGCCGCGATCCTCGCCGCAGCCACCCTGCGGTGGGACGCCCGCAAGGCACGACACCGGGACATGAACGAAGACGGAATGGTCGACACCGACACCCGACCCATCCGCGACCCCGCCGACGAATAG
- a CDS encoding TetR family transcriptional regulator: MTSRELHGKRARTRERLVGHALDLFEQQGFEQTTVSQIAARAGVSEMTFFRYFASKDRVVLDDPYDPVIAEAVAGQPATLPPLVRVTRGLRSALAGMDDLENQVARRRVRIVATTPALRAGIVAANAATEAAIADRLIADGVPALPARVAATATLAALTCALLEWATAEERISLTAAVTAALDTMEAGRHD; the protein is encoded by the coding sequence ATGACGTCGAGGGAACTTCACGGCAAACGTGCCCGCACGCGGGAGCGCCTGGTGGGTCATGCGCTGGACCTGTTCGAGCAGCAGGGCTTCGAGCAGACCACCGTGAGCCAGATCGCCGCCCGCGCGGGAGTGTCGGAGATGACGTTCTTCCGCTACTTCGCGAGCAAGGACAGGGTCGTGCTCGATGACCCGTACGATCCGGTCATCGCCGAGGCGGTCGCCGGTCAGCCGGCGACGCTGCCACCGCTGGTCCGGGTTACCCGCGGCCTACGGTCGGCGCTCGCCGGGATGGACGACCTGGAGAACCAGGTGGCTCGGCGCCGGGTCCGGATCGTGGCGACCACTCCGGCGCTGCGCGCTGGCATCGTCGCGGCCAACGCGGCGACCGAGGCGGCCATCGCCGACCGGCTGATCGCCGACGGTGTCCCGGCCCTGCCGGCCCGGGTCGCCGCCACGGCCACCCTCGCGGCGCTGACCTGCGCCCTGCTGGAGTGGGCGACAGCCGAGGAACGGATCAGCCTCACCGCCGCGGTCACCGCCGCACTGGACACCATGGAGGCGGGCCGGCATGACTGA
- a CDS encoding ABC transporter ATP-binding protein, with amino-acid sequence MTDRLTVHGLVRDFGAGAGVFGIDLTVHPGEIHALVGLNGAGKTTLMRLILGMLRPTTGTCRINGQHLAHLDARDWARIGHLVEHPFAYPELDVRTNLLLAARLRRIPTAEAADLADTAITDLDLTRYARVPARRLSQGNRQRLGLAAALQHHPDLIVLDEPTNALDPAGVILLRTTLSRRAEAGAGILVSSHHLDEVARIAHRISVVNRGRLIGTLDPDAPDLERAFFTLVYDDEREHPR; translated from the coding sequence ATGACTGACCGGCTGACGGTTCATGGCCTGGTCCGGGACTTCGGCGCCGGTGCCGGTGTGTTCGGCATCGACCTCACCGTGCACCCTGGCGAGATCCACGCCCTCGTCGGCCTCAACGGCGCGGGCAAGACCACCCTGATGCGGCTGATCCTCGGCATGCTGCGCCCCACCACCGGGACCTGCCGGATCAACGGCCAGCACCTCGCCCACCTCGACGCCAGAGACTGGGCCCGGATCGGCCACCTGGTCGAGCACCCCTTCGCCTACCCCGAACTCGACGTACGGACCAACCTGCTGCTCGCCGCGCGACTGCGCCGGATCCCGACCGCCGAGGCCGCCGACCTCGCCGACACGGCGATCACCGACCTCGACCTGACCCGGTACGCCCGCGTCCCCGCTCGCCGACTCTCCCAGGGCAACCGGCAACGCCTCGGCCTCGCCGCCGCGCTCCAGCACCACCCCGACCTGATCGTGCTCGACGAACCGACCAACGCCCTCGACCCCGCCGGCGTGATCCTGCTGCGCACCACGCTGTCCCGCCGAGCTGAAGCCGGTGCCGGCATCCTGGTCTCCAGCCACCACCTCGACGAGGTCGCCCGCATCGCCCACCGCATCTCCGTCGTCAACCGAGGCCGGCTCATCGGCACCCTCGACCCCGACGCCCCCGACCTCGAACGCGCCTTCTTCACCCTGGTCTACGACGACGAACGGGAGCACCCGCGATGA
- a CDS encoding ABC transporter permease has protein sequence MTPALTAALHVELRKLAASRVIRTTTVLVVAGITILSTALTSAARRGNEQVIAQLGPLADATGWTLLTGVAAQITAAGGLLAFGVALSWLVGREFSDATITGLFAQPVSRRAIVVAKLLSHLLWAVLVATALTTLIALVGTLLGLGAWHSDALGRQLVLTILSALVATPAAWAATLGRGPLPGIATTIGLIVVAQVAVVAGAGAWLPIAAPALWALQPHTVTPTQLALAAAIPASFTALTVTAWNRLQLNR, from the coding sequence ATGACACCCGCCCTGACCGCAGCACTACACGTCGAACTCCGGAAACTGGCGGCGTCCCGGGTCATCCGCACGACCACCGTCCTGGTCGTGGCCGGCATCACCATTCTGTCGACCGCTCTCACTTCCGCAGCGCGACGCGGCAACGAACAGGTCATCGCCCAACTCGGTCCACTGGCCGACGCCACCGGATGGACCCTGCTGACCGGCGTGGCAGCCCAGATCACCGCGGCCGGCGGACTGCTCGCCTTCGGCGTCGCCCTGAGCTGGCTCGTCGGCCGCGAGTTCAGCGACGCCACGATCACCGGCCTGTTCGCCCAGCCGGTCTCCCGACGTGCCATCGTCGTCGCGAAACTCCTGTCCCACCTGTTGTGGGCCGTCCTGGTCGCCACCGCCCTGACCACCCTCATCGCTCTTGTCGGCACGCTCCTCGGGCTGGGCGCCTGGCACAGCGACGCCCTCGGGCGGCAGCTCGTCCTGACCATCCTGTCCGCACTCGTCGCCACCCCGGCCGCCTGGGCGGCAACCCTCGGACGAGGACCACTACCCGGCATCGCCACCACCATCGGCCTGATCGTCGTCGCACAGGTCGCGGTCGTCGCGGGCGCCGGCGCATGGCTGCCCATCGCCGCGCCCGCCCTGTGGGCACTACAACCCCACACCGTCACCCCAACCCAACTCGCCCTCGCCGCCGCCATACCCGCCAGCTTCACCGCGCTGACCGTCACCGCATGGAACCGGCTGCAACTCAACCGCTAG
- a CDS encoding sodium:solute symporter family protein, whose translation MSQIQLWTLIFIGASFAVYITIAWRSRVRETAGFYVAGQGIPTIANGAAVAADWMSAASFISMAGLIAFLGSDGSIYLMGWTGGYVLLALLIAPYLRKWGKFTVPEFVGDRYSELVRTVAAVAAIIISFTYVVGQMRGGGIVFSRFLGLDVTGGVIVAAVIIGLYAVLGGMKGITWTQVAQYTVLIVAYLIPAVAVAQQMTGIPIPQVSFGQILDELNAISLELGMAQFTDAFAARPQIDVFLVTMSLMIGTAGLPHVIVRFYTTKSVRGARYSAFWALLFIALLYTTAPAVGAFTKLNLLQGVNGASTDALPAWVDNWAATGLVTVGEGVTTIGSVSNNPASGADLVVNNDILVLASPEIAGLPAPIVGLVAAGGLAAAMSTAAGLLLVISSSFSHDLYFRRVKRDSTDQQRLLAGRVAMGLAVLISIYAGINPPAFVAQVVAFAFGLAAASFFPVIVLGIFWKRCNSAGAAAGMITGMVFTAIYMIYTLPVFGTEANPHILDISPEGIGTIGAIVNFVVTIVVSKMTAPPRDEIVEMVESIRYPSERRAVAAGSTADAA comes from the coding sequence GTGAGCCAGATCCAGCTCTGGACCCTCATCTTCATCGGCGCCTCGTTCGCCGTCTACATCACCATCGCCTGGCGCAGCCGGGTGAGGGAGACCGCCGGCTTCTACGTGGCCGGCCAGGGCATTCCCACCATCGCCAACGGTGCCGCAGTCGCCGCCGACTGGATGTCCGCGGCCTCGTTCATCTCGATGGCCGGTCTGATCGCCTTCCTCGGTTCGGACGGCTCTATCTACCTGATGGGCTGGACCGGCGGTTACGTGCTGCTGGCCCTGCTGATCGCGCCGTACCTGCGTAAGTGGGGCAAGTTCACGGTCCCCGAGTTCGTCGGTGACCGGTATTCGGAGTTGGTCCGCACCGTCGCCGCCGTCGCCGCCATCATCATTTCCTTCACCTATGTGGTCGGGCAGATGCGTGGTGGCGGCATCGTGTTCAGCCGCTTCCTGGGTCTTGACGTCACCGGTGGCGTCATCGTCGCCGCGGTGATCATCGGCCTGTACGCGGTGCTGGGCGGTATGAAGGGCATCACCTGGACCCAGGTGGCCCAGTACACGGTGCTGATCGTCGCCTACCTGATCCCCGCGGTGGCGGTGGCCCAGCAGATGACCGGCATCCCGATCCCGCAGGTGTCCTTCGGGCAGATCCTCGACGAACTCAACGCGATCAGCCTCGAACTGGGGATGGCCCAGTTCACCGACGCGTTCGCGGCCCGGCCGCAGATCGACGTCTTTCTGGTGACCATGTCGCTGATGATCGGCACCGCCGGTCTGCCGCACGTGATCGTCCGGTTCTACACGACGAAGAGCGTGCGTGGTGCCCGCTACTCGGCGTTCTGGGCGCTGTTGTTCATCGCCCTGCTCTACACGACGGCTCCGGCGGTGGGCGCGTTCACCAAGCTGAACCTGCTGCAGGGCGTCAACGGCGCATCGACCGACGCGCTGCCCGCCTGGGTCGACAACTGGGCGGCTACCGGCCTGGTCACGGTCGGCGAGGGTGTGACAACCATCGGTTCGGTCAGCAACAACCCGGCCTCCGGCGCGGACCTGGTCGTCAACAACGACATCCTGGTGCTGGCCAGTCCTGAGATCGCCGGCCTGCCGGCGCCGATCGTGGGCCTGGTCGCTGCCGGTGGCCTGGCCGCCGCGATGTCCACCGCAGCCGGACTTCTGCTGGTCATCTCCTCGTCCTTCTCGCACGACCTGTACTTCCGCCGGGTCAAGCGGGACTCGACCGACCAGCAGCGGCTGCTGGCCGGCCGGGTCGCGATGGGTCTGGCGGTGCTGATCTCGATCTACGCCGGCATCAACCCGCCGGCGTTCGTGGCCCAGGTGGTGGCGTTCGCCTTCGGACTGGCGGCGGCGAGCTTCTTCCCGGTCATCGTGCTCGGCATCTTCTGGAAGAGATGCAACTCGGCGGGCGCGGCGGCCGGCATGATCACCGGCATGGTGTTCACCGCCATCTATATGATCTACACATTGCCGGTGTTCGGCACCGAGGCCAACCCGCACATTCTCGACATCAGCCCGGAGGGCATCGGCACCATCGGCGCGATCGTCAACTTCGTCGTGACGATCGTGGTATCGAAGATGACCGCGCCGCCACGGGACGAGATCGTCGAGATGGTGGAGAGCATCCGCTACCCGTCCGAGCGTCGCGCCGTCGCTGCCGGCAGCACCGCCGACGCGGCCTGA
- a CDS encoding DUF4212 domain-containing protein, with protein sequence MTEVTPDKTSRGGEPPPSPPPPASPPDNGWRKEYWSRNLRLMVILLAIWFIVSFGFGVLLVEPLNEIVIAGFPLGFWFAQQGSIYVFVILILVYAKMMDRLDSQFGVEEQETEGAVR encoded by the coding sequence ATGACCGAGGTAACCCCCGATAAGACAAGCCGTGGCGGTGAGCCGCCACCGTCGCCACCACCCCCGGCGTCGCCGCCAGACAACGGCTGGCGCAAGGAGTATTGGAGCCGGAACCTGCGGCTCATGGTGATTCTGCTGGCCATCTGGTTCATCGTCTCGTTCGGCTTCGGCGTTCTGCTGGTCGAACCACTGAACGAGATCGTCATCGCCGGCTTCCCACTCGGCTTCTGGTTCGCCCAGCAGGGGTCGATCTACGTCTTCGTGATCTTGATTCTGGTGTACGCGAAGATGATGGACCGCCTCGACAGCCAGTTCGGTGTCGAGGAGCAGGAGACCGAGGGGGCGGTTAGGTGA